TTCAAAGATGGCGTGAGCAACGGCAACGTCGGCGGCCTGTTTGAAATGTATGGTCTGGGGATCAAGCAAGATGGCGAGACCATCTATGTGGGAATTGATGCCCGCCTGCCGCTGACGGGTATGGCAACCGGGGGAGTCACCAACGGTTCGATCGCCTGGGGAGACCTGTTCTTTAACTTCACCGGCAGCCCGCTGCTGAATGCTCAAGGCAGCCTGTTCGGTGTGCGCTTTGCCAGCAACAATGATGCATCGGTGAAGCCCTTGGGTCTGTACAGTGGCGTTTCGGGCAAAAACGTTGGTACGAGCAACCAAGGGTTCAGTTCCTACGCCGAGCAGTCGAAGCATGTGAGCGATCGCGGTGGTTTGCCCGGTGCGGGTGAGCTGACCGATGCGGAAGCCAAGACCTACTTCAAAGATGCTTCTTTGGGTGTGATTACCCAAGGGCAACAGGTGGTGGGGTCAGTATTTGAGGCTCTTGATGGCGCGGCTTTGTCGGCTTTGGGCTTCAACCTGAATGGCGCGCTGGGTGGTGCAACGCCGCCCCAAAGCGATGCGGGTGGCGCAACTCGCCAGACATTCGGCTTTAAGTTCACCCGGGGCGAAGGGATGGTGGGTGACTTTGTGGCCCACGTTTTCGCAGAATGCCTGAATGACGGGATGGCTGTGCGCGGCAACTTGGCTCCGAAGAAGGAAGCATCCACGCCGGAACCGATTTCCCTGTTGGGCTTGGCGGCTGTGGGCGCTGCGGTGGCCAGCCGTCGGCAACGGGCTACGGTGAAAGTTGGCTAAAGGTTGTCTGTTGACTAAAGAACGGTTCAACGGTTCATCGGTTTGTTGATGGCGAATCCATAGCCAATCCATCGCTAAATCTTGCCTGCTGATTTGCCTGCTGACGGGGCTGAGTCGCGCGTTGGAGCTTTAGATTCAGGAGCTTTGGATTAGTTGATTCGGTGAGCTTAACCAACTCAGAACGGAGGGTTTCCCTGGAGGAATCCTCCGTTTTTGATTGGGCCAAGAGGGTTCGATCGGGGCGGATTCTGGGGCGATCGAGGCAGAGAGTCGCAGAAACTGGAGAATGGCGAGCCAAAAAATTGCCGAAAAGTATCGGTAAAGTCTTTCAAAATAGAGCGATTCCACAAAAATCGACAGGTATCAACTGGATGAACTCGGCGGCTTCAGTGATCGCAACGGTGAATTCTGGCTTGGCGAAATTAACGGCCCGGCCGTTGGCTCCCTGGCACTGGCGATCGCTCCCGCTGGCCGATCGCTCGGGGGCGGCGGTGTTTGCGGCCCTGTTTGCGGAAGAGCTGGCTCAGGGGGAAATTGCCGTTTTGTTGGAAAGTCCCCCTGCGCCGGAGCAGTGGTGTGCGGCGGCCCAGGAGTTGGCTCGCTATTCGATTTGTGCGGGTCGTCCCCGATCGGGACGGGTTTGGACTCCGGCAGTGGGGGACATTTTGCCCATGTTGGGAGATCGACTGGCGGAAGGCGGGGCGGCGGAGCGGTTGAATGCTGCTCAGGATGAACCGGGGCCAGCATTGCCGTTTCGAGGAGGTTGGCTGGGGTGGCTGGGCTATGACCTGGCTTGGGAGGTGGAGCAGTTACCCCAATTGCGATCGGATGAGTTGCCGTTTCCCGTGGCCTTTTGGTATGAGCCAGATTGCTTTGCGGTGTTGGATCACGGGGGCGATCGGCTGTGGCTGGCGGCAACGGTGGCGGCGGATCTCGATCGGCTCGTGGCCCAGCTAGACAAAGCTACCGCAGCGCCCCCGCTGGCGGAATCGTCGGGGGCGATCGAACCAACCAGCACCCTCATTCCTCAATTCACCAGCGACCAAGCCGCCTATACCGCCGCCGTTCGCCAAGCCCAAGAGCACATCCGCGCGGGGGATATTTTCCAGGCTAATTTGTCCCTGCGGTTTTCGGTTCCTTGCCCCGCCAGCGGTTGGACGCTTTATCAGGCCCTGCGCCAAATTAATCCCTCTCCCTTCGCCAGCTATTGGCAAACCCCTTGGGGCGAGGTGGTGAGCTGTTCGCCGGAACGGTTGGTGCAATTGCGCGATCGCCAGGCCAGCACTCGCCCGATCGCGGGAACCCGCCCCCGAGGGATTGATCGCCCCGCCGATTTGGCCAACGAGGTGGAATTGCTGAATCACCCCAAGGAACGGGCTGAACATGCCATGTTGGTAGACTTGGAGCGCAATGATCTGGGGCGGGTTTGCGATTGGGGCAGTGTGCAGGTGGATGAGTTCTTGACCGTGGAGCGCTACAGCCACGTGATGCACTTGGTGAGCAACGTGGTGGGACAACTTGCGCTCGATCGCACGGCGATCGACCTGATTCGGGCCACCTTCCCCGGCGGCACGATCACCGGTTGCCCGAAGGTGCGCTGCATGGAGATCATTGAAGCCCTGGAGCCGGTGCGCCGCAGTCTGTTCTATGGCTCCTGTGGTTACCTGGACGCAGGCGGTAATTTGGATTTGAATATTCTGATTCGGACGCTGTTGATTCCCCGCACGGCGCGATCGGGGGATTCGCAATTGGGCGATCGGCTGGTTTGGGGCCAGGTGGGCGCGGGGATTGTGGCCGACTCCGACCCCGATCGGGAGTGGTGGGAATCGCTCTCGAAGGCCCATGCCCAATTGGCAGCGCTGCGACGGGTGTTGGGGTTGGATGGGGCTGGCCGGGCCGAGCCGTTCCCGTTCCCTGATCCCAATCAGCCCAATTACTCAAATTAATGCAGGCTAAATCATGCAGGCTCACTGGGTTTAGTTCCAAATCCCGTTCAGCCAATCCCGTTCAGCCAATCCCGTTGGGCGAATTTAGCAGGCCCCAACAGGGCGGAGTTTTAGACCCAAATTCTTCCGTGATAGACTGAGGCAAGCGCTGCCTAGCTATTCCCCAAGTCCCCGGCTTTGAGCCTTGGCTTTCCGCTTCGGGCTTTGGGCAACAGTGCGGCAACCGCAAACGCTTGGGCCCCAGTCCCCACCACAGCAGCATCTCAACCTCCATTGCGTTCGGTTGCGGCTGCTGTGCGGGTGTCTAGACCCATCGCCTCCAGCCTTTGCCCACCAGCCTTTCCCGGCCAGCGGCAAGGAAAGGTCAATTGGCGCGTTGCAAGTCGGTACAGTGAACCGGCTTTTTTTATGGCCCAATGGGGATCAGCTCCCTCCGTGGGTCGTGATCAGCACTGCTTTGCACTTTGATTGCTTTTCGCTCTGTCTGACCACGCCCCATGCCCTCACTCAAGGGCAATTTCTCCAACGGTGATCTTGCCGGATTCATCTCAGAGCGTCGTTACTTAGGCACGATTCTTAGGCACGATTCTGGGGACAGATCCGCAAGCGCGATCGGCCCTGTTTCCCTTCGGGCCGGATCACTGATCACGCGGTTGGGGGCCATTGCCCGCTCTATCGTTTGGTTTCATGGCTCATCCCGCAATTCCCCGCATTTTGGAACTTGCCACCCCGATCGCCACCGATTTGGGACTGGAGATCGTGGGGGCAACCTTCCACACCAATGAAAGCCCCCCTGTTTTGCGCCTCGAACTCCGCAACCCGATCGCCGATACCAGTCTGGATGACTGCGAACGGTTGAGCCGGGCCTTGGAGCCGGTGCTCGATGAGGCGGATGCCATCCCCGGAGCCTACGTGCTGGAAGTGTCTAGCCCTGGCCTGTCGGAGTTTTTGGAGACCGATCGGGAGTTCACCTCCTTCAAGGGGTTTGAAGTCACCGTCACCACCCGCGAGCCACACAAGGGCAAATCCCTTTGGCAGGGCAGCTTGCTCGATCGCGACGCGGAAACCCTGCGCATCAACCAAAAAGGCCGAGTGATCAGCATTCCGCGCGATTTGGTGGAACGGGTGCGCCTAGCCGACGGAGCCGAGTAGCTCAGCGGCCGGCTATCCTGCGCGATCGCCCCATTGCCCATCCCCACACCCGCGATCGCGCCGAATGCTTCACCACTCCCCATTCACCTTTACGAATCTTTAGGAACCCCACACCCATGTCCATGGTTCGCCTAACCGGCCTGCAAGAAATGATCGACGGCATCAGCCGCGAACGCAACTTGCCGAAAACCGCCGTTGAAGCCGCCCTGCGTGAGGCCCTGCTCAAGGGCTATGAGCGTTATCGCCGCACCCAAAGCTTGGATGTGCGCAATATCTTTGACGAAACTTACTTCGACAACTTCGACGTGGAATTGGACACGGAAGAAGAAGGCTTCCGGGTTTTGGCCACCAAGAGCATTGTGGAAGAAGTGGCCGACCCAGACCACGAAATTGCCCTCAGCGATGTGCAAGAAGTGGCCGCCGAAGCCCAACTGGGCGACACGGTAATTTTGGATGTCACCCCCGATCGGGACGACTTTGGGCGCATGGCCGCCATCCAAACCAAGCAAGTGCTGGCCCAAAAGCTGCGCGACCAGCAGCGCAAGCTGATCCAAGAGGAATTCCAAGAGCTAGAAAGCACGGTGCTCCAAGGGCGCATCCTGCGGTTCGAGCGCCAATCGGTCATTGTGGCCGTCACCAGCGGCTACAGCCAACCGGAAGTGGAAGCGGAACTGCCCAAACGGGAACAGTTACCCAACGACACTTACCGCGCCAACGGAACCATCAAGGTCTACCTCAAGAAAGTTTGCGAAGGATCCCAGCGGGGGCCGCAACTCTTGGTTTCCCGGGCCGATGCGGGGTTGGTGGTTTACCTGTTCGCCAACGAAGTGCCGGAAATTGAAGATGACATTGTGCGAATTGTGGCCGTGGCTCGGGAAGCCAACCCGCCCTCGCGCCATGTGGGCCCGCGCACCAAGATTGCCGTTGACACGGTGGAGCGCGATGTGGATCCTGTGGGGGCTTGCATCGGGGCCCGGGGGTCGCGAATTCAAGTGGTTGTGAACGAACTGCGGGGCGAAAAAATCGATGTGATTCGCTGGTCTCCGGATCCGGCCACCTACATCGCCAACGCCCTCAGCCCGGCCCGGGTGGTGGAAGTGCGTCTGATGAATCCCGAGGAGCGCCAAGCCCATGTGCTGGTGGGTGATGATCAGCTCAGTTTGGCGATCGGGAAAGAGGGGCAAAATGTGCGCCTGGCTGCTCGACTCACGGGCTGGAAAATCGATATTCGCGATGTGGCTAAGTACGATCGCGACGAAGAAGATGCCAAGATGGCCAGCTATCTGGCGGAACGGGAGGCAGCCCTTGCCCTGGCAGCGGCCGAAGCGGCCGATGACTTTGCAGACGAGGAACCGGAAACCGACGATTTTGCCGACGAGGACGCTGAGTTCAGCCCTGGGGAGATTGACCCATCGGCAGCCGCAGACGATGAAACAGATGATGAGTTTGATGGCGATGATCTTGGCGATGATCTTGAGGACGACCAAGAGCAGGCTCCCCTGGACTCGGCGGCGGATGCTGACGACGATGATCAAGAGGAAGATGATCAAGACAGCGATGATTCAGACCCTGATGATCTAGCCGAGAACGACTCCGCAGACGAGGACTTCGACGGCGACGATCCGGATAGCGAGGCGCTGGATCAGGAGGCCAATTGATCCCTTGCCGCCCAACTATCGCCGTTGTTTGATTTGTCGTCGGGTGGCCCATCGATCGGAGTTTTGGCGCATCGTGCGGGTGGCCCACTCCGGTTCGGTGCAACTCGACCAAGGCATGGGGCGATCGGCCTATCTTTGCCCCTGTGCAGACTGCCTACGAGCAGCCCAGCGCAAGGATCGAATCGGGCGATCGCTCAAGGCCCCCGTCCCCGACCCTCTCTATGACCTGCTTTGGCAACGGCTGACCGCCCGGGTTCCCAACCCGGACTCTCTGGGAAATCCAACCCCACCAGAGTGAACCGCCCCCATCGCACGTCATAATAGGAAGGGACTAGACGGCTCGATCGAAATGTTTCAAATGACGGTGGGCTATGATGTCGTGACGCAATAGGATTCGAGGAAACTGGATGAGCACAGGCCGCGTGAGAATTTACGATTTAGCGAGAGAACTACATCTGGAAAATCGCGAGATCTTGGTGATCTGCGAGCAACTAAACATTCCCTTCAAAAGCCACAGCAGCACCATCACCGAATCTGAAGCCGCTCAAATCCGCGCAGCCGCTCGTCAACAGTTTGCGAATCGTCCTGCGCCCTCCAGTCCTGGCCAATCCTCTGCACCCTCGGTGAATCCAGCCTCCTCCAACCCTCCTGATTTGTCCCCCTCCGATACGCCCACAGAAGGGCGCGATTCAGCACCGGCTATGCAAAAAAAGCAGCAAATTCTCGAGATTCGCAAACCAAAGCTACGCCCCAACACCGAAGGAGCAGCCCCCGAAGCCACGCCCCCCGTCAGCCGTCCTGCACCCCCGAAACTCGTTTCGCCCAAGCGGGCCGAACCCGCTCGCCCCGAAGCGGCTAAGTCTGAGACGGCTAAGTCTGAGGCAGCTAAGTCTGAGGCGGTCAAGCCCGAAATCGTTGCTCCTGTGAATGTCCCCGCCCAGCCGTCCGATTCGCCCGCAGCGCCCCCCGCGGCCTCGGTTGACCTGGCCCCGGCTGAACCCAGCGCCCCCCGCCGCCCCGCCGCCTCGGGCGATCGCCCCGCCGCCTCGGCAACACCGGAACCCATTGCCGAAAAGAAAGCCGAACTGAAAACCCCGCCCCGTCCCGGCACAGCGCCGCGCCCGGTCAAAAAGCCCGAGCTGGTGGGGCCGCCATCGCGGCCGGCCAAGCCCGCCGAAAGCAAGCCTGCTGAACCCCGCGCGGGTGCGCCCAGTCGCCCATCCCGCCCCACCCGGCCCGGCGAGGCCAAAGGCCCCGCAGCCGGTGGCCCTGGCAAAGGGGCCCCGCCAACCATCGTGGAGTTGCGCCGGCCGAAACCCGTGCGCCCCACCGAAGCCACAGCCGACGGTAGCGCTGACGGCACGGCCGCAGCCCCCGCGGCCAAACTGCTGGAAAAACCCACACGTCCGGCCAGCAGCGGCGAAGATTATGAAAACAAGCTAAATCGACCGACCCTGAATCGCCCCACCAAGAAGGGCAAAGATTGGGAAGCGGAAGAGGAAGAGCGGGCCAGAATTGCCAAGGACAAGGCTGGCAAGAACAAGCGCCGTAACCAGGTGGAATTCGAAGACGAAGACGACTTCGAGGAAGATGATGAACTGATGATGGAAGGGGTGGACGGTCAGCCGGCTCCCTTCCAGGTCAGCCTATCGATCGCCCGGCCGCCGAAGCCCAAGGGTGTTACCCCGCCGAAGCCAGCTCCGCAGCCCAAACCGGTTACCAAGAAAGGGGCCTCGCGCCCGCCTCAACGGGAACGTCGGGAACAACAGGTCAAGAAGGAACGACCGGAGCTGATCACCCTCACGGAGGGTCTGACGGTGGCCGAGTTGGCCGAAAAGCTGGCCGTTCCAGAAACGGAAGTGGTGAAGCGCCTGTTCTTGAAAGGGATGGCCGTCAGCATTACCCAAACCCTCGATGTTCCGACAGCCACCATGGTGGCCGAGGAGTTGGGGGTGATGGTGGAAACCGCCGAGAAGGAATCGGAAGCCCGCAAGGTGACCGAAATGCTCGATGTGGCCGACCTGGAGAGCCTCCAGCGCCGCCCGCCGGTTGTCACGATCATGGGTCACGTAGACCACGGGAAAACCACCCTGCTCGACTCGATCCGCAAAACCAAGGTGGCCCAAGGGGAAGCCGGTGGCATTACCCAGCACATTGGGGCTTACCACGTGCAGGTGGATCAAGAGGGCGGCAGCAAGAAGGTGGTCTTCTTGGATACACCGGGTCACGAAGCCTTCACGGCCATGCGTGCTCGGGGGGCACGGGTCACGGACATTGCCATTTTGGTGGTGGCGGCCGATGACGGGGTGCAGCCCCAAACGATCGAGGCTCTCAGCCATGCCCGCGCGGCGGAAGTGCCGATCGTGGTGGCCATTAACAAGATTGACAAGGAAGGCGCAAATCCCGATCGGGTGAAACAGGAACTGGCCGAGCGCGGCCTTGTGCCGGAAGAGTGGGGCGGGGACACGATTATGGTTCCCGTGAGTGCCCTCAAGGGTCTCTATTTGGATGACCTGCTGGAGAACCTGCTGTTGGTGGCAGAAGTGGAAGACTTGATGGCTAATCCCGATCGCCTGGCGCGCGGGACGGTCATTGAAGCCCACCTTGATCGGGCCCGTGGTCCGGTGGCCACCCTGCTGGTGCAAAACGGAACCCTGCGAGTTGGCGACATCCTCCTCGCCGGCCCGGCTCTGGGCAAGGTGCGGGCGATGATTGACGATCGTGGTCATCGCGTTGATGCCGCCACTCCTTCCTTCGCTGTTGAGGTGTTGGGTCTGAGCGAAGTTCCGGCCGCTGGGGAAGAATTTGAAGTCTTCGCCAACGAAAAAGATGCCCGGGCGATCGCCTCTCAGCGCAGCGACCAACAGCGCCAAAGCCGTCTGCAACAGGCCATGGCTTCCCGTCGCGTCAGCCTCACCAGCATTTCTGGTCAGGCACAAGAGGGCGAGCTGAAGGAACTGAACCTCGTGCTCAAGGCCGATGTGCAAGGCTCCCTGGAAGCCATTCTGGGATCTTTGCAACAACTGCCCCAAAACGAAGTGCAAGTGCGCGTGTTGTTGGCTGCACCGGGCGAAATCTCCGAAACGGATATTGACTTGGCTGCCGCCAGTAGCGCCGTGGTTGTGGGCTTCAACACCACCCTCGCGCCTGGTGCTCGTCGCTCCGCCGATGAAGCGGGCATTGATGTCCGCGAATACAGCGTGATCTACAAACTGCTGGACGACATCCAAGCCGCCATGGAAGGGATGCTCGATCCGGAAGAGGTGGAAGAACCGCTGGGTCAAGCGGAAGTTCGGGGTGTGTTCCCGGTGGGTCGCGGCACGGTGGCCGGTTGCTATGTGCAGTCGGGCAAGCTGATTCGCGATTGTCTGCTGCGGGTGCGCCGAGGCAAGGAACTGGTGTTCCAAGGCCGCATGGATTCGCTGAAGCGGTTCAAGGAAGACACCAAGGAAGTGAACAGCGGCTACGAGTGCGGTGTGAACTCCTCGGGCTTCAACGACTGGCAAATGGGCGACATCATCGAGGCTTACCGCCTGGTGGCCAAGCGTCGCACCCTGTCCCTCTAGGACATTTTCGGAAGGTTAATCAGCGAATCAGCCCACTGCTTCGCTGAGGGCGATCGAGTTCATAGTCCGATCGATTCCGGTTCGATCGCCCCATCACCCTTGATCTGGGTTTTCATCAGCCCCGACTAGTCACTAACCACGTGCTAATCGGGGCTGATTCTTTTGTCTGGCATCACAGCCCGATCGCATCGGGTCTGTTAAAACTGACGGAATAGTCCAGCGGGGAAACCGAAACCCAAGGTGGCTCTGGATCGTCATTGAGCCATTCTGAGCCTGCTGATTATTTTTGCTGTTTTTGATTGCTTTGAATGATTACGCTCTACACTGCTCCGTCCCGTTGGGGGCTGGCTAGCGTCAGTCCGGCTTGCATGGAATTGGAAACTTGGTTGCGCATTGCCGAGTTACCCTACCAAACAGCCTTAGCCACCGCTCAGGATCTGGCTCAGGCCCCCTATGGCAAAATTCCTTTTATTGAAGAAGCAGGGCAAAAATGGGGCGACACCGCGTTAATTATTGAGCGCTTTCGCCAAACCCAAGGTGTTGATTTGGAAGCTGGTTTGAGCCAGGCTGATCGCGCGATCGCCCTGGCTTTCCGTCGCCTGATTAAGGAACATCTCTACTGGGGTGGAATTGCGATTCGCTACCGCGATGAAGAAAACTGGCAAGACTATCAAAACTTAGTCTTGACTCTGGTTCCCAGTCACTGGAGCAAGGCCCAGAGCGTGGCCTTTGCGGAGAAATTTCGCCAAAGCATTCTGCAACAGATGACGCAACAGGGCCTGGGCCGACTGAGTGACGCTGATTTATATCAACTCATTACGGCGGATTTGCAGGCCCTTTCGGATTTTCTGGCCGATAAGCCCTTTTTTATGGGCGATCGCCCAACCACGCTGGATGCCACAGCCTACGGTCACATCGGGAATTTCATTGAGCCACCCTATTCCAGCCCGATCGTGGACTTTGCCCGCCAAAAAACCAACCTCTGCGACCACTACCAGCGCATGTCAGCACGCTTTTTTGCCGACAGGGAGACCGAGCAGAAAGCGTCTATGCTGGTTACAAAGCTTGCCCAGCCGTTGGATAGCGCCTTCGCTGAAGAAGCAGGGCCGATCGGGTTGTCCATGAATGAACTTTGATCAATGAATTTTGATCAAACCAGCCGTCATTCAACTGGCCGTAGTCCAATCAGTTTGGTCTGGACTAGCCTTGATGAAACCGGTCTTGATTAAAACAGCCTTGATTCAACTGGCTTTCATTCAACCGGCTTTCATTCAACCGGCTGAGCAACTAACACACAGAACGAACCAAACAGAGAGGGAAGGAGGTCGATCGTGCAGGGGCCAAAACGCGATCCGTATCTTTGGGTGCATTTGGCGGGGTTGGCAGCGCTGCCCCTCTGTGCGGAGTTGTGTTTACTGGGGCTGGCGGCGGGGGATCCTCTGCTGCCGGGTGGCTGGGACTGGCTGTTGGTGGGGCTGTTGGGAACTGCTCCAATCGTGGCCATGCAGTGGTTACGCCCGTTTTATCCCTTTTCGGTTTTGCTGGTGAGCCTGCGGGCCGATCGCCTCAACGAAACGCAGCAACGAATTTTGCAACGCTGGGCCGGCTGGGAAACCAAGGCGATCGCGCTGGTTGCGTCCCTTTTGGTGCTTTGGGCTTTGCAACGGCTGGATCAACTCTCCCCCTTGGCGGCGGAAATTGCCCCCCTGGATCAACGGGCGATCGGGCTGTTGGTGGTGTGGTTGGGAGCGCTTTTGGGCAGCCTGCTGCTCACCGTTGCCCTCGTGTCTTTGTGGGTGTTGCTCACTCCGCAGACCGCCTTCAGCGCGATCGAGCCTTTTCCCGTTGGCAACGTTCCCGGCAGCTTCCTGCGCCTCAGTGTCCGGCTCACCAAAGTCTTACCGGATTTGGAAAATGCCCCAGTGGCCGCGCCCGCCAAGGTTCCTGAACCAGAGTCAGCAACGCCCCCAGCCCCTCCAGAAACCACCAATGCGCCCCAGGAAGAGGCCGCCGCGATCGCCCCGGAGAATCTCCCGAGTCCTGGTGATCCCGAGCCACTGGATGCCACTGAGCCAGCGAGCACGACTGAGCCACTGGATCCCCCTGAATTAGTGACGGATTCGGCGGCTGTTGAGGAGAGCGAGTCTCCTGAGGAGAGCGAGTCTACGGAATCTGGGCCGATCGCAAGCACTCCTAATGAGCCTGAGTCGATCGAGTCTACGGAACCTGAGCCGATCGAGTCTACGGAACCAGACTCCACCGAACCGGAACCCACCGAAGCGACCAGCAATCCCGAAACAGCAAACCAAGCCGCCGATGATGATGATTGGGGCGATATGGTCAGCGATAGTGACAACCACAGCGATGGCGGTAATGATGGCGATGGCCACTAGGTTCAGAGCATCGGCTTAAACAGTTTGGTTGAACAAAAAGTTGAACAAAAGCAAAACCCGACCTAGCGCAATGCCAAGTCGGGTTTTGAGCGAGTTAATGCGTTTTTCTGATTAGCAATCAGTGATTAACCGTAACGGAGTGGAGCTGGAGGGAGTCGAACCCATCGTCCGCACCAAGTAGTTATACCTTGTTCATTCACAGGCTTAGTCTCGTTGACCCTTGAGACAGGGACCGCTACTTAATCCCTAGCGGTAGGATGCCTCGATTAAAGTCTTTGCTAGCAGGCCAACCGAAGAAGACCGGACAGCGCATCCGTTGGGGTTAAACTCGGTGACCTTAACGGAGTCGGACAGCGAGTGCTCAACCGTCTAGTTAGAGGTGTTACAAAACTTAGGCAACAGCCACAGTCTTGCGAGCGAAAGGAACGATGTTGTTCGCATCTACTTTTTTGAGCCATTGATTTACGAGAGTTAGCCCGCTCTCGGCCTGCATCACTCAGTACCTGTTCCCAGCACGTCGAAACCGTGACAGCCCCGTGGTGTTAGCAGTGTTTTCCAGCGCTTTTAGGGTTGCGATCGCCCCAAGCTAGGTTTGGCAACGGCCATTCCAGGAGGGCAACAGCAGACTAAGTTGAGCTTTCAGGAATCAAGGCATTAATTAGTGCATCCCCAATTAATTTGTTCCTCGGTGCTCTTAAGCTGGCTGCTATGGGAGTAGATAACCATCGTTGAATGCTCCTGTATTCTATCGCGATTGGCGGGCGATCGGGCAAGGGCAATTGGGCGATCGGGGCGAAATTTCCCTACTGGTGGCTACGGTTTTACACCCTGGAAAGCTGCCAGCCCAAGCGCGAGCCAACTGACAATGAGA
This portion of the Limnothrix sp. FACHB-406 genome encodes:
- a CDS encoding low-complexity tail membrane protein, encoding MQGPKRDPYLWVHLAGLAALPLCAELCLLGLAAGDPLLPGGWDWLLVGLLGTAPIVAMQWLRPFYPFSVLLVSLRADRLNETQQRILQRWAGWETKAIALVASLLVLWALQRLDQLSPLAAEIAPLDQRAIGLLVVWLGALLGSLLLTVALVSLWVLLTPQTAFSAIEPFPVGNVPGSFLRLSVRLTKVLPDLENAPVAAPAKVPEPESATPPAPPETTNAPQEEAAAIAPENLPSPGDPEPLDATEPASTTEPLDPPELVTDSAAVEESESPEESESTESGPIASTPNEPESIESTEPEPIESTEPDSTEPEPTEATSNPETANQAADDDDWGDMVSDSDNHSDGGNDGDGH